One Alicyclobacillus acidoterrestris DNA window includes the following coding sequences:
- a CDS encoding DUF1292 domain-containing protein, translating into MVLSQILITDGNEALMADEHQHSHDHDHEHDEDEVIILEDENGQEHQFVLGEVLTVDGKDYAVLLPVDNETEEGVIFRIDGEEGDQMVLSEIDNDDEWQKVVDAYNDDLFDDEAEDEQ; encoded by the coding sequence GTGGTACTGAGCCAAATTTTGATAACGGATGGGAATGAAGCACTGATGGCGGACGAGCATCAACACTCGCACGATCATGACCATGAACACGACGAAGACGAAGTCATCATCCTCGAAGACGAGAATGGTCAAGAGCATCAATTTGTCCTCGGTGAAGTTTTGACGGTAGACGGTAAAGATTACGCAGTTTTGCTGCCAGTCGACAACGAGACGGAAGAAGGCGTTATTTTCCGCATCGATGGAGAAGAAGGCGACCAGATGGTCCTTTCCGAAATCGACAATGACGACGAGTGGCAAAAAGTCGTCGACGCGTACAACGACGATTTGTTCGATGACGAAGCGGAAGACGAACAATAA
- a CDS encoding IS256 family transposase → MAYTDKIALLELIRKIGLEDGDVDFLKEGLRVLTQAVMEAEVSSLIGAERYERSEKRSNSRNGYREREWDTRVGTIDLQIPKLRKGSYFPSILEPRRKAEKALLSVVQEAYVHGVSTRKVDELVESMGIQGISKSEVSRICKELDDVVQDFKNRPLEGTYPYLWLDATFPKVREGGRVQSMAFVIAIGVRNTGEREVLGFDIGTSEDGAFWLTFIRSLIARGLRGVQLVISDAHEGLRSAIASALTGATWQRCRVHTMRNILSQVPRASQAMVSSIVRTIFAQPTQEAAKQQLSVVVKQLQGKFPKAMGVLERAEEDVLAYMGFPKEHWKQICSTNPLERLNRELRRRFDVVGIFPNRESVLRLGGSILQEQNDEWIVARRYFSRESMAKLIGTDEQQLLAPTSVLHK, encoded by the coding sequence ATGGCTTATACGGATAAGATCGCACTTTTGGAGTTAATTCGCAAGATCGGATTAGAAGATGGTGATGTGGATTTCTTGAAAGAAGGGCTGAGGGTTCTCACCCAAGCAGTGATGGAGGCTGAGGTGAGCTCCCTGATTGGCGCTGAGCGATATGAGCGTAGTGAGAAGCGTAGCAACAGCCGTAATGGGTATAGAGAACGAGAATGGGATACTCGTGTCGGAACGATCGATTTGCAGATTCCCAAGCTTCGTAAAGGGAGTTACTTCCCAAGTATCCTAGAACCTCGGCGGAAGGCTGAAAAAGCCCTTCTGTCCGTTGTTCAAGAAGCGTATGTGCATGGTGTGAGCACTCGTAAAGTGGATGAGTTGGTCGAATCTATGGGGATTCAAGGAATCAGCAAAAGCGAAGTGTCTCGAATCTGTAAAGAACTCGACGATGTAGTGCAGGACTTCAAAAACCGCCCGCTGGAGGGGACGTATCCATATCTTTGGCTAGATGCCACTTTCCCGAAAGTGCGAGAAGGCGGACGGGTGCAGAGCATGGCGTTTGTGATTGCCATTGGTGTGCGAAACACCGGTGAGCGTGAAGTATTGGGATTTGACATTGGCACCAGCGAGGACGGCGCGTTTTGGCTCACATTCATCCGCAGTCTGATTGCACGTGGATTGCGTGGCGTACAGTTAGTAATTAGCGACGCGCACGAAGGACTGCGTAGTGCCATTGCTTCTGCGCTGACTGGAGCGACCTGGCAGCGCTGTCGTGTCCACACAATGCGCAATATTCTCAGCCAGGTGCCTAGAGCGTCACAAGCGATGGTCTCATCCATTGTCCGGACCATCTTTGCGCAGCCGACGCAGGAAGCCGCCAAACAGCAATTATCTGTCGTTGTGAAACAACTTCAAGGAAAGTTTCCAAAAGCGATGGGTGTTCTGGAACGTGCAGAGGAAGACGTATTAGCATACATGGGATTCCCGAAGGAGCACTGGAAGCAGATTTGCTCGACAAACCCACTTGAGCGCTTAAATCGTGAACTAAGGCGGCGCTTTGATGTGGTTGGCATATTCCCCAACCGAGAGTCTGTATTGCGCCTTGGAGGATCGATTCTCCAAGAGCAGAACGATGAATGGATAGTTGCAAGGCGCTACTTCAGCCGAGAGTCTATGGCAAAACTCATTGGCACTGATGAACAGCAGTTACTAGCTCCAACGTCAGTTTTGCATAAATAG
- a CDS encoding IS3 family transposase — MTGHYLSRKGNCFDNACIESFHSIIKRELVYLEKFKTRKQAIQRIFEYIEIWYNRERVHSSIGFLPPAECERRYFHAQRAKAG; from the coding sequence TTGACGGGACACTACCTGAGCCGCAAGGGCAACTGTTTTGATAATGCGTGTATCGAGTCGTTTCACAGCATCATTAAGCGTGAACTTGTTTATCTGGAAAAGTTCAAAACGCGTAAGCAAGCCATACAACGGATTTTCGAATACATCGAAATCTGGTACAACCGGGAACGCGTTCACTCGTCCATTGGCTTTTTACCACCGGCCGAGTGTGAAAGAAGATATTTCCATGCGCAGCGGGCTAAAGCAGGCTGA
- a CDS encoding acetate uptake transporter, with protein MSQQVKIGDPGPLGLAGFGITTCILSLINAHVTSANALGVVLGLALVYGGACQLIAGMWEFRKGNTFGATAFSSYGGFWIAFYFIEKAAPQAGLGVFLLFFGILTFFLWLGTFYLNRALFFVFFTLWIAFGLLALNGFGVIGSQAGGWVGLLCGAIALYTSFATVINETAGHTVLPLGESIRKASSDNNVSVSS; from the coding sequence ATGAGTCAACAGGTGAAAATTGGGGACCCAGGACCACTTGGCTTAGCCGGATTTGGGATCACGACGTGCATTTTAAGTTTAATCAACGCGCACGTGACCAGTGCCAACGCGCTTGGTGTTGTGCTCGGACTGGCGCTCGTCTACGGCGGTGCTTGCCAGCTCATCGCCGGGATGTGGGAATTTCGCAAAGGCAACACATTTGGTGCTACCGCATTTTCATCGTACGGCGGATTTTGGATTGCATTCTACTTTATCGAAAAAGCTGCCCCACAGGCTGGGCTCGGCGTATTTCTCCTATTTTTCGGCATCCTTACGTTCTTTCTCTGGTTGGGCACCTTCTATTTGAATCGTGCGCTGTTCTTTGTTTTCTTCACACTGTGGATTGCATTTGGCTTATTGGCGCTCAATGGCTTTGGCGTCATCGGTTCCCAAGCAGGCGGCTGGGTCGGCCTACTTTGCGGAGCGATTGCACTGTATACATCCTTCGCAACCGTGATCAACGAGACTGCAGGACACACGGTATTGCCGCTCGGCGAATCGATTCGAAAGGCTTCCAGCGACAACAATGTAAGCGTTTCCTCTTAA
- a CDS encoding transposase, which yields MYILQPSLFSFEDWLEIDSSDRLPLFFAVLDLQPYASKLRKQSPQGAKPMNREAILRALLAAPLEGISTFTRLHERLARDIRFRYQCGFRIDEAAPSVSTLSRVFSAVVELGLAEKLFIDLVSQCKEASIINGRHLAVDSAAVKSYEKKQPKSKSQETGNANWGAKYDTFGNKLAWFGYKFHLAVDTASELPVALDVTPANVFDGEMAAPLLEHVVTTHGWKIDFVMMDAGYDQVKNYETVRQYGAQAIIAMNKRGEKEPPEGIASDGTPRCTMGYDMVYWGADGDRLKFRCPHAVGKVDCPLGIATCSESNYGMVVKKRITEDIRRYCAPHRGTQNWKLLYNERTAVERCNARLKTNLTANDVHVRGIRKVKTHMFLNAIVLLASALAVNHIERHKKTA from the coding sequence TTGTATATTCTCCAACCATCGCTCTTTTCCTTTGAAGACTGGCTAGAAATTGACTCCAGCGATCGTCTGCCCTTGTTCTTCGCTGTCTTGGATTTACAACCCTATGCTTCGAAATTGAGAAAACAGTCACCCCAAGGCGCGAAACCTATGAATCGTGAAGCGATTCTGCGCGCACTGCTGGCTGCTCCGCTTGAAGGAATCTCAACGTTCACAAGGCTTCATGAACGGTTGGCGCGAGATATACGCTTTCGCTACCAGTGTGGGTTTCGAATCGACGAAGCAGCCCCGTCGGTCTCCACACTGAGTCGCGTGTTTTCAGCCGTTGTTGAGTTGGGTCTCGCTGAGAAGCTCTTCATTGACCTGGTCAGTCAATGTAAAGAAGCGAGCATCATCAACGGACGCCATTTGGCTGTGGACAGTGCCGCCGTGAAGTCCTACGAGAAAAAACAACCTAAGTCCAAGAGCCAGGAAACGGGCAATGCCAACTGGGGCGCAAAATACGATACCTTTGGCAACAAGCTTGCTTGGTTCGGATACAAATTCCACTTGGCTGTGGATACCGCGAGTGAACTGCCAGTTGCTTTGGATGTCACACCAGCGAACGTCTTTGATGGTGAGATGGCGGCACCATTGCTGGAACACGTCGTGACGACGCACGGTTGGAAAATCGACTTTGTCATGATGGATGCTGGATATGATCAAGTCAAAAACTATGAAACGGTTCGTCAATATGGTGCACAGGCAATTATCGCGATGAACAAGCGCGGTGAAAAAGAACCGCCTGAAGGAATCGCATCGGACGGGACGCCGCGTTGCACGATGGGATATGACATGGTGTATTGGGGTGCGGACGGTGACCGACTAAAGTTTCGCTGCCCGCACGCGGTTGGGAAGGTAGATTGTCCGCTTGGAATCGCGACATGTTCCGAATCCAACTACGGTATGGTGGTCAAAAAGCGGATCACAGAAGATATTCGGCGTTACTGCGCACCACACCGAGGCACGCAGAATTGGAAGCTGTTATACAACGAGCGAACTGCTGTAGAGCGTTGTAACGCAAGGCTTAAGACGAATTTGACGGCGAACGACGTCCATGTCCGAGGCATCCGAAAAGTAAAGACACACATGTTCCTCAACGCGATCGTGTTACTTGCATCGGCACTAGCTGTGAACCATATCGAACGACACAAGAAGACTGCATAA
- the acs gene encoding acetate--CoA ligase yields the protein MSVDSQKLSTLMHENRTFPPSDEFRAQANFNDERIYEQAAQDPEAYWSEQALHLSWFKPFENVLKWTPPHAKWFLGGKLNAAYNCVDRHAFGPRKNKAALIWEGEPGDTRVLTYDMLRREVDKAAHALKRLGVQKGDRVSIYLPMIPELPIAMLAAAKIGAIHSVVFAGFSSQSLQQRLEDAKSKVLITADGGWRRGGITPLKANADEALVQTPVEKVVVVQRVGEVAGITMQENRDVYWHELLAESPTTPFEPEPMDSEDVLYLLYTSGTTGKPKGIVHSTGGYLTGANTSMRSVFDIKDSDVWFCTADIGWVTGHTYLVYGPLSAGTTVVMYEGGPDYPTRDRYWQIIEKYGVTVLYTAPTLIRTFMKWGESHPAAHDLSTLRLLGTVGEPINPEAWMWFHQHVGRGTCPIVDTWWQTETGCAMIAPLPGIVPTKPGSATRAVPGIDIDVVDENGESVGFENGGYLVIKKPWPSMLRTVWQDDARYRDTYFGKFEGVYLPGDGAHVDADGYVWILGRIDDVINVSGHRIGTAEVESALVAHPAVAEAAVIGRAHDVKGQAITAFVTVRDGITTDEQLVADLKRTVVEQIGAMARPEEIIFAAELPKTRSAKIMRRLLRDIAEGRVLGDTTTLADPSVVDTLKAQYKDAE from the coding sequence ATGAGTGTGGATTCCCAAAAACTATCTACTTTAATGCACGAAAATCGTACTTTTCCCCCTTCAGACGAATTCCGGGCACAAGCAAACTTCAACGATGAGCGCATTTACGAACAGGCTGCACAAGATCCCGAGGCATACTGGTCGGAACAAGCGTTACATTTAAGCTGGTTCAAACCTTTTGAAAACGTTCTCAAATGGACACCCCCACACGCCAAATGGTTTTTAGGTGGAAAACTGAATGCCGCGTACAACTGCGTGGACCGACATGCGTTTGGCCCTCGCAAAAACAAGGCGGCACTCATCTGGGAAGGCGAACCAGGCGACACTCGAGTACTCACTTATGATATGCTTCGTCGCGAAGTGGACAAAGCCGCGCACGCACTCAAGCGCCTAGGCGTTCAAAAAGGCGATAGAGTGAGCATCTACCTGCCGATGATTCCAGAGTTGCCTATCGCAATGCTGGCAGCGGCCAAAATCGGCGCCATTCACTCTGTGGTCTTTGCCGGATTCTCCAGCCAGTCGCTACAACAGCGCCTGGAGGACGCGAAGTCGAAAGTACTCATCACAGCCGACGGAGGATGGCGACGCGGCGGCATCACCCCGCTCAAAGCCAACGCCGACGAAGCCCTCGTACAAACGCCTGTCGAGAAAGTCGTCGTCGTCCAAAGGGTCGGTGAGGTGGCAGGCATCACGATGCAGGAGAATCGCGATGTGTATTGGCATGAGCTTTTGGCAGAATCACCGACAACACCATTTGAGCCGGAGCCAATGGACTCGGAAGACGTCCTTTACCTCCTGTACACCTCCGGAACAACAGGAAAGCCGAAAGGCATTGTTCATTCAACTGGTGGTTACCTGACGGGTGCGAATACGTCGATGCGCTCCGTGTTTGACATCAAAGACAGCGACGTCTGGTTCTGTACCGCTGATATCGGCTGGGTCACGGGCCACACCTATCTCGTCTACGGTCCACTGTCCGCTGGCACAACCGTGGTGATGTACGAAGGGGGACCCGATTACCCCACGCGGGATAGGTATTGGCAAATTATTGAGAAGTACGGCGTCACGGTCCTTTATACCGCGCCGACGTTAATTCGAACGTTTATGAAGTGGGGCGAGTCGCATCCAGCCGCACACGATTTGAGTACACTCCGCTTGCTCGGCACCGTCGGCGAGCCCATTAACCCGGAGGCCTGGATGTGGTTTCACCAACATGTCGGGCGCGGTACCTGCCCTATCGTCGACACCTGGTGGCAAACGGAGACTGGTTGCGCCATGATTGCACCACTACCTGGCATTGTCCCGACCAAGCCTGGCAGCGCAACGCGTGCGGTACCAGGCATCGACATCGACGTGGTGGACGAAAACGGCGAATCTGTGGGCTTTGAAAATGGCGGCTACCTCGTCATCAAGAAGCCGTGGCCATCCATGCTTCGGACCGTATGGCAGGATGATGCGCGCTATCGCGATACGTATTTCGGAAAGTTCGAAGGTGTCTACCTCCCCGGCGACGGCGCCCATGTCGATGCCGATGGATACGTATGGATTTTGGGGCGCATCGACGACGTCATTAACGTCTCGGGCCACCGGATTGGCACAGCAGAAGTGGAAAGTGCCCTCGTCGCACACCCGGCAGTCGCCGAAGCCGCTGTGATCGGCCGGGCACACGACGTCAAAGGTCAAGCTATCACCGCGTTCGTGACGGTGAGAGACGGTATCACAACAGACGAGCAACTCGTGGCAGATCTGAAACGGACAGTCGTTGAGCAAATTGGCGCCATGGCGCGTCCCGAGGAAATCATTTTTGCAGCTGAACTGCCAAAGACACGCAGCGCGAAGATCATGCGTCGCTTACTCCGGGACATCGCGGAAGGTCGTGTCCTCGGGGATACAACCACCTTAGCTGATCCCAGCGTCGTCGACACCCTGAAAGCTCAATATAAAGACGCTGAATAA